A single Ciona intestinalis chromosome 14, KH, whole genome shotgun sequence DNA region contains:
- the LOC100179201 gene encoding putative defense protein 3, with amino-acid sequence MIQLRQTVALVAALLFLAKEVSPYGTGAPAAACVTMTPKHVNPNGGFIAGQTAASPYSISVSVNNYKPGDTVTVTVSDSRAADAAGFRGILMQARNPGAEVPLGTWVNPPTDTKLTKCTVDGDSVTHANTNLKSSGTVFKWKAPNKNVGTVQFVATVAEMKEKFWLKLLANKAITYNSAKNLRMNTVYLAITAIVALKALM; translated from the exons atgATTCAACTGCGTCAAACTGTTGCTTTAGTAGCAGCTCTTCTCTTCTTAGCAAAAGAAGTTTCACCATATGGAACTGGAGCACCGGCTGCTGCCTGTGTTACTATGACACCCAAACATGTAAACCCAAATGGGGGATTTATTGCGGGCCAAACGGCAGCATCTCCGTATTCAATTTCAGTCTCGGTGAATAATTATAAACCTGGTGATACAGTAACAG TTACTGTATCTGATAGTAGAGCAGCAGATGCAGCGGGTTTCCGAGGTATATTAATGCAAGCACGCAACCCAGGAGCAGAGGTCCCGCTGGGAACCTGGGTTAACCCACCGACCGATACCAAGCTAACCAAATGTACCGTTGACGGTGATTCAGTCACACATGCAAACACCAACCTAAAATCAAGCGGTACAGTGTTCAAATGGAAGGCTCCGAACAAAAACGTTGGCACAGTGCAATTCGT GGCTACAGTGGCAGAAATGAAAGAAAAGTTCTGGTTGAAGCTGCTAGCTAACAAAGCAATCACCTACAACTCAGCAAAGAATTTACGCATGAACACAGTGTATTTAGCTATTACTGCTATCGTTGCACTTAAAGCACTTATGTAA
- the LOC100180796 gene encoding putative defense protein 3, translated as MFLLLFVGHFLLVCQVNSNRSGAPGTSCVDMMPRHNNVSGSGIIEGQPAASSPYTIAVNTNTYSAGAAVQVVINDNRNLGFKGILLQARNPGGSVPLGTWTNLPANTKALTCTAESDSVTHSNTNQKQSGTMFSWIAPNKNVGQVQFLATVAETRKTFWVKLVSDKTITYSSGCNLRMHGLYTAIASVIAMIVSM; from the exons atgtttttactgcTTTTTGTGGGACATTTCTTATTGGTATGCCAAGTGAATTCTAATCGCAGCGGAGCGCCTGGTACATCATGTGTTGATATGATGCCTCGTCACAATAATGTTAGCGGCAGTGGGATTATCGAAGGACAACCAGCAGCGTCATCTCCTTACACTATTGCTGTGAATACAAATACATACAGTGCCGGTGCGGCGGTACAAG TGGTTATAAACGACAACAGAAACCTAGGATTCAAAGGCATATTGCTACAAGCCCGGAACCCGGGAGGTAGCGTACCACTTGGGACATGGACCAATCTTCCAGCAAATACAAAAGCTCTAACCTGTACCGCTGAATCTGATTCAGTGACACACTCCAACACAAACCAAAAACAAAGCGGAACAATGTTTAGTTGGATTGCACCTAACAAAAACGTCGGCCAAGTGCAATTCTT agCCACAGTGGCAGAGACAAGGAAAACTTTCTGGGTGAAGTTGGTATCAGACAAAACCATTACCTACAGCTCTGGGTGCAACTTGCGAATGCACGGATTGTATACTGCTATAGCTTCTGTTATCGCCATGATAGTTTCCATGTAA
- the LOC100178429 gene encoding E3 ubiquitin-protein ligase Topors yields MAADDNESRSVLLNADSSKKKKLPLKSSSPSKSPERCPICLSPPENKAITDTCFHAFCFSCLKEWSKVKVECPLCKSKFRHIIYNVVADDDYDEFLVPVPLENDNEPHERLYHRLSHWSSTEPSFGFSNWMLSHMQEWREQIQLRQENTRAATMACTDVELIRRRRQHYRNGTMVVHVDNNKQVRDISTTFYQDNPAQLHRLVPWLKRELVILFGANSVYLVNCLCDTILGSIRSVGITSSEFYALIQPYFGEMTDHFINELISYAKSPHDLSSYDRHAHYACRNQSHNRNNAPERSLRDQSLMYSLTYVGALPPPLADTVNKVLLIDRQKHRKNASKRYNRRYRKWNSDFKPRNVPKEVIVINSSSSDNEESSHPRLSSSSSKPASSRKMIPSKSWSSSDDDDVQIVSFQKPPHLRTPEAIIELSSSCSETDKPGPSTSSKRSEKPQTPIKNESSDSNSEDSSSLAPRIKSVIVPIVKEKSPGSPGSTLKRKKLQKVRYCKLYKTDSKSEDISKRKRRRKHSRSGISSSSAIQSDSSSSDSEQERLRIFGHL; encoded by the coding sequence ATGGCGGCAGACGATAACGAATCTCGTTCTGTCCTCCTCAATGCAGATTCcagtaaaaagaaaaagcttCCTCTCAAAAGCTCAAGCCCTTCAAAATCCCCAGAAAGATGCCCGATATGTTTATCTCCTCCAGAAAACAAAGCAATAACAGACACATGTTTCCACGCATTCTGCTTTAGCTGCTTAAAGGAATGGTCGAAAGTAAAAGTAGAATGCCCACTCTGTAAAAGCAAATTCAGACACATCATATACAATGTAGTAGCTGATGATGATTATGATGAATTCCTTGTCCCGGTTCCCTTAGAAAATGATAACGAACCACATGAAAGGTTATACCACAGACTCAGCCACTGGTCAAGTACTGAACCCTCATTTGGTTTCAGCAATTGGATGCTATCCCATATGCAGGAATGGCGAGAGCAAATACAGTTGCGTCAAGAGAACACTAGAGCAGCAACTATGGCTTGCACAGATGTTGAATTAATACGTAGACGTCGTCAGCATTATCGTAATGGGACAATGGTAGTACATGtagataataataaacaagtgAGAGACATCAGTACGACATTTTATCAAGACAACCCTGCACAGTTACATAGACTTGTCCCGTGGCTTAAGCGGGAATTGGTAATTCTGTTTGGAGCAAACAGTGTATACTTGGTGAACTGTCTTTGTGATACTATACTTGGATCAATTCGTTCTGTTGGTATTACCTCTTCCGAGTTTTACGCGCTTATTCAACCATATTTTGGTGAAATGACGGATCACTTTATTAATGAGCTTATATCGTATGCAAAGTCGCCCCATGATTTATCATCATACGACAGACATGCTCACTACGCGTGCAGAAATCAGTCACACAACCGAAACAATGCCCCTGAGAGAAGTTTAAGAGATCAGAGTCTGATGTACTCACTTACATACGTAGGTGCATTACCGCCACCGTTAGCTGAcacagtaaacaaagtactTCTCATAGACCGtcaaaaacatagaaaaaatgCCTCTAAAAGATATAACCGGCGTTACCGTAAATGGAATTCAGATTTCAAACCAAGAAATGTTCCCAAAGAagttattgtaataaattcctcTTCTTCAGATAATGAGGAATCCTCCCATCCAAGACTTTCTTCCTCCTCTTCTAAACCTGCATCCTCTCGTAAAATGATCCCGAGCAAATCTTGGAGCAGCTCAGATGATGATGACGTTCAAATCGTCAGTTTCCAAAAACCTCCGCATCTAAGGACTCCTGAAGCCATAATTGAGCTTAGTTCAAGTTGTAGTGAAACTGACAAGCCTGGTCCTAGCACTTCGTCAAAGAGAAGCGAAAAACCACAAACtccaataaaaaatgaatccTCTGATTCAAATTCTGAAGACAGCAGTTCGTTGGCTCCAAGAATTAAAAGTGTGATTGTACCTATAGTTAAAGAGAAGTCCCCAGGCTCTCCTGGAAGTactttgaaaagaaaaaagctgCAGAAAGTTCGATATTgtaaactttacaaaacagACAGCAAATCTGAGGACATATCCAAGCGCAAAAGACGCCGGAAACATTCTCGCTCTGGCATTAGTTCTTCATCTGCAATTCAATCTGACAGTTCAAGTAGCGATTCAGAACAAGAGCGTTTAAGAATTTTTGGCCATTTATAA